One stretch of Mercenaria mercenaria strain notata unplaced genomic scaffold, MADL_Memer_1 contig_3825, whole genome shotgun sequence DNA includes these proteins:
- the LOC128553436 gene encoding uncharacterized protein LOC128553436, producing MKQAKSRLKSDEIKEADRSLEKTNTQYTFEQNQDLENMLFRQNTFGKLTLSSSLVTTKQGKPVEKLTNKGNINTKTKSDQTECWITGCVVLSCNILVAADHYNVKLKVIDIKNRAVIEETTLSSRPWDIAVMPHDHIAVTMPEKKEILITTTAGKLTTVRKFPVKGECRGIAYHQGHLYTVCINCVFITDTQGNVQKKISLNNKINSMPNYLVLSKDRGHIYISDVDSDSLFRITLQADICDEYKNKDLDSPTGMVMLDDESLLVCCGTSTNGSIHRFSGDFKQCHTLINDLRYQYTVCYNRDQHEVYVGCYCSLMYVLSAK from the coding sequence ATGAAACAAGCTAAATCCAGACTAAAGTCAGACGAAATAAAGGAGGCAGACAGAAGTTTAGAAAAGACAAACACGCAATACACATTTGAGCAAAACCAAGATCTGGAAAACATGCTTTTCAGACAAAATACATTTGGAAAGCTCACACTCTCTTCTTCTCTTGTAACTACAAAACAGGGAAAACCAGTTGAAAAATTAACCAACAAAGGAAACATAAATACAAAGACGAAATCAGATCAGACTGAATGCTGGATCACAGGATGTGTTGTTCTGTCCTGTAACATACTTGTGGCGGCTGACCATTACAACGTAAAACTGAAAGTTATTGACATAAAAAATAGAGCTGTAATAGAAGAGACAACACTTTCTTCTAGACCATGGGACATTGCAGTAATGCCTCATGACCATATTGCTGTGACAATGCCAGAAAAGAAAGAGATCCTTATTACAACAACAGCAGGTAAACTGACAACTGTCCGCAAATTTCCAGTTAAAGGAGAATGTAGAGGTATAGCTTATCATCAAGGTCATCTCTATACAGTTTGcattaattgtgtatttataaCAGATACACAAGGTAACGTCCAGAAGAAAATTTCACTGAATAATAAGATAAATAGCATGCCAAACTACCTAGTGCTTAGTAAGGATCGGGGACATATATACATCAGTGACGTTGATAGTGACAGTCTCTTTCGTATAACATTACAAGCTGATATATGTGATGAATACAAAAACAAAGACCTTGATTCACCGACGGGAATGGTGATGCTAGACGACGAGTCCTTGCTGGTGTGTTGCGGTACTTCGACAAATGGCAGCATACATCGTTTCTCGGGTGATTTTAAGCAATGTCACACATTGATAAATGATCTGCGTTATCAATACACGGTTTGCTATAATCGTGATCAACATGAGGTCTATGTCGGATGCTATTGTTCTCTGATGTACGTGTTGAGtgcaaaataa